The window TTAAAATGTTTGATTATCGAAATAACTTAAAAAGAATTTTAAATAATACTGCAGGCGATGAAAAAAGTCTTCAAAATAGTTTAAACGCAATTAAAGTGGTATTAGGTATGACAGGTGAAGGAGAGTCTACACCGTCAAGTAATAAAATGGATGCAAAAGTTGTTGCCCAAATAAATACTTTTCTTCAGGGAATAACTAAATTAATTGAACGCCCAGGTGATAAAAATGCAAAAAGTACTGCCTTAGGAGCGCTTCATAAGTTAACTTTTGATCATGATATTGCTGCAAACTTTGGAAAGCAATTGGGATTATTAGATCAAGCAATTCAAAATTCAGAAGAAACGAGTACTACAGTTAATCGAAAAATCTTTGAAGCTGCATTAAAGCCTAAAAAAGCGAAAGCACGTGATTATCGAAAGGGTAGACGATATACTGTTATCCGTGCATTGAAGGGTGCAGATTTGATCAATGATAATGGGGAAGTTGTCTTTGAAGTAAATGAAGGACAAATCCATGATTTAAATTTAAAAAGCGGCGATATTGTTGAAGCATTACCTTTAGCAAATAGCTTAAATGAAGCTGAAGTTTTACGAGTAGTTGGATATCGAAAATTACGGAGCCGTGATTATGACAAGATAGATGATTTTAAGTATGGAGTAGTACAAGGAAGTCCAGGCAATCTAAGTGTTTCACGGAATATCCATGGAGAAAAACTGATTATCAACCGTAAGCCAGTAATCGTTGCGCTTGATTCTAGTTACTATCAGAATAGAAATATTCATTTAGAAGACGGTGCAATTGTTGACTTAGCTTGGTATACAGGCGATGTTAGACTAAAAAAAGATCCAGCGAGTGCAGTTCAGGTTCGCTGGATCTATGAAACTGAGCAACCTAGGCGAGTTTCTAAGACTAAGAAAGAAAAGACAAAGGCAGCGGTAAGTACCCAAGAATTAGCTAAGTTAGATATGAATTTACATTATCAACGAGTAGGTATTGCTGTTGGCGATAATCAAAATGAAGCGATTTTAGAAGGGATTGTTAACCGCTATAATGGTATTCCAATTCCGATTGATGCATTTGAAGGTAAGAAAAAAGTAATTGAAAATCAAATTAAAGATTTAGACATTGTAATTTTGGTTACTGCATTTGCCGCTCATGATAGTACTTGGAATATTAGCGAGTTCGCAAGTAAGTATAATGTTAAATTTGCTGTTAGTTCTAGCAAGGGATATCAAGCATTTGAGCGTGCATTATATCGAGCAGAAAATGGAATGCCAGCTTATGAAGGAAGCCAACAACTAGAATATAAAATGTTAAAAAACAATTAGGAGTAAGCAGTGTAGCTGACAAGATGCATGAAAATTAGATAAAATATTAATAACTTATTTTTAGGAAGGATGATGAAATGACAAAAAACATCAAAAAGAAATCTTGGATGAGTTGGCTAGTTTTTTTAGCTGGCTTAGAAATTATCGCCATTTCTATTAATTTCTTCTATGGTCCAATTAATATTGCAGCTGGTGGCTCAACGGGTATCTCGATCTTAGTTGATGCAGTATGGGGTATTAATCGATCAATTACTGTTTTAATTGTTAATATTTTAATGCTCATTTTGGCAGCAATCTTTTTAGGAAAAAAGACAACGAAAAACGTTGTCTTAGGTAGTTTATTGCTTCCAATATTAATGGAAATTACGCCTAGTTTTAAAATTACTAATAATCAGTTACTAGCGGTAATTTATGGTGGGGCCTTAATGGGATTAGGCGTTTCTCTACTTTACCGCGTTAATGCATCAAGTGGTGGTACAACAATTCCACCAATGATTTTAAAGAAATATTTTTATATTAATCCAGCAATTGGACTACTTGCGATTGATATGATCATTATTTTTCTTAATATCTTTGTTGACGGCTGGAGTGCATTCTTATTAGCTGCTTTGTCGCAAGTAGTGACAGCCATGACTATGAATTATGCGGAAGCTGGTTTTGATCGTAAATATCAGGTGCGTGTGATGAGTAACGAGCATTTTGAAGAACTAAAGACAATGCTGCTTGATAACTACAACGGTTTAACAATTTATGATGTTGTTGGAGGTTATAGTGATGATGACAAAAAGCAGCTGTTATTAGTAGTTGATACTCGTGAATATGGTCCTTTAATCAATAAAATTCACGAGATTGATTCTGATGCTTTTATTATCACTGACACAGTTGCGCGTGTTCATGGCGGCCAATGGGGATTATAACCAAGTCTTTTCGTATATGTCTTCTTTAAAGCCGCAAGCTAATTTTTTACCATCGGTAACTAAAGGTCTTTTGATTAATTTACCGTTTTGTGAAAGTAATTTGGCTGCTTCTTCAAGCGTCATCTTGTTTATTTGGTCTTTTAAGTGCATTTGGCGGTAAACTTGACCAGACGTATTAAAAAAATATCTTAATCCGCGATCTTGAAAATCAGTTAACCACTTAAGCAGTTCCTCTTGCTTAGGTGGTTTTTCTACTAAGTCTTGATACTGATAAGCAATTTGGTGATCATCAAGCCAATTTTGAGCTTTCTTAGAAGTTGAACAACGTTTATAGCCATAAAATTTAAGCATATTTTTTCTCCTTGTTATAAATAATTGTAAATTTATTTTAGTATTTTTTTAGAAATTTTGATATTGAATTGCTTTAAAAGAGGGATGAGAGTATACTGTAAGAGTTGTATTTGTGGAAACCTCACATCTGCAACCGCACGTTTATGGGGTAAGAAGAGAATTAACGTTAATTCCACCTCATACGGCGAGTCTAAGTATTTTTTCGGAGGTGTACAAATGTACGCAGTTATTAAAACCGGTGGTAAGCAATACAAGGTTGCTAAGGGCGACAGCGTTTTTGTTGAAAAACTTGAAGTTAAGCCTGGCGACGAAGTAACTTTTGATGAAGTTATTCTTGTAAATGATGGTAAGTCAACTAAAATTGGTACTCCAGTAGTTGAAGGTGCTAAAGTTGTTGCTAAAGTTGAAAAGCAAGGCAAAGAAAAGAAAGTTGTTACTTTCAAATACAAGCCTAAGAAGCACTCACACACTAAGTACGGTCACCGTCAACCTTACACTAAGGTAACTATCGAAAGCATTGAAGCTTAATTAAGGGGTGAAACAAATTATGATGATTAACAATCTTGAAGCACTTAAATTATTTGCCCACCACAAGGGTGGTGGTTCAACTGCTAACGGTCGTAACTCAGCTGGTCGTCGTTTAGGCGCAAAGCGTGCTGATGGTCAAAAGATCAACGCAGGTTCAATCATTTTCCGTCAACGCGGTACTAAGATCCACCCAGGTAAGAACGTTGGTATCGGTGGCGACGACACTTTGTTTGCTTTAACTAGTGGCGTTGTTAAATTCGAACGTTTGGGCAGAGATCGTAAACAAGTTTCTGTTTACCCAGTTGAAGAAGCAAAATAATTATTTCTTTTGCAGACTGGACGTCCCTAAGGAACGTTCGGTCTTTTTTTATCTACTCAGGAGGTAGGTTACATGTCTTCAGATCAAGAGTTGCTAACTTTAATTAATAATCGAATTGATAAAACTACTAAATTGATTAAAGAAGAACAAGCAGATGCCTTAATTATTTTTAATCAAGCAAATTATCGTTTCTTAACTAATTTTTCTGGTGAAGAAGCTGAGCTTATTCTAACTGCTAATGGAGATCGAGTGTTATTGTCTGATTCCCGCTTTAAAGATCAAATTCGCCATCAAGCTCCTGGTGAAATGAAGGTCGTAATGCAGACAATGGATGTGGTTAAAGAGATTGCTAAGCAATTAAAACAATTAGATGTAAAGAATGTTTTAGTTGAAGGAGAGTTTATTTCTGCAACTCAATTTGAAGCTTTAAAAGAGGCCTGTCCTGATCTTAATTTTGTCTTAAGTGCTGAATTAGTTGAGAAAGTTCGCAATGTAAAAGACGACTTAGAGTTGGCTACTTTACAAAAAGCGATTGATATTTCTGCTCAAAGTTTTAAAGAGATCTTGCCTTTAATTAAACCAGGAGTTAGTGAAAGAACTATCGGGGCTAAATTAGACTATTTATTTAAAATGAATGGCGGCGATGGCCCTTCTTTTGAAACAATTGTTGCTTCTGGATATCGTGGTAGTTGGGCACATGGCGTTGCTAGCGATAAGAAAATTCAACAAGGCGAATTGATTGTAATTGACTTTGGTAGTTTTTATCATGGATATACTGCGGATATCACTAGAACAGTAGCTTTAGGACAAGTAGAACCAGAATTAGAAAAAATATACTATATTGTATTAGAAGCTCAAAAGCGCGGAATTGCTGGAAATACTGGAAAAGATATCGATCAAGCTGCTAGAAACTATATTAAAGAACAAGGATATGGGGAATACTTTGGTCATGGGATTGGCCATGGAATCGGACTAGAAGTACATGAACTTTGTACGCCAGCAATGCCATATGGAAAAGAAGTTATGAAGAATAATATGGCAATTACAGTTGAGCCTGGTATTTATTTGCCGGATCGCGGCGGTGTTAGAATTGAAGATGACGTGTTAATTAAGGACGATCATCCTTATGTAATGTCACAATTGCCAAAAGATGAGCTTTTAATTCTATAATTTTATCTAATTATGCGGTTAATGTTGCGAAACAATGGATAAGATTGGTAAGATAAGTAAGTGTAGAAATGAGGTAATTTTACTATGACAATGATCTCAGTTAATGAATTTAAAAATGGATTAACTATTGAATATAACAACGATTTATGGCGTATTGTTGAATTCCAACACGTTAAGCCAGGTAAAGGTAGTGCCTTTGTTCGTTCAAAGCTTAAGAGTTTAAGAACTGGTGCAGTACAAGAATATACTTTCCGTTCAACTGCTAAGGTTAATACTGCTGATATTCAAACCAAAGCTATGCAATACTTATACAACGATGGTACAAGTTTTGTATTTATGGATACTACTACTTATGAACAACTTGAAATTCCAGAAGCTCAAGTTGAAAGAGAATCTAAGTTCTTAAAAGAAAACATGGTAGTTAATGTCATTATGCACGATGGTGAAACTTTAGGTGTTGACTTACCTAACACGGTTGACCTTGAAGTTGCTGAAACTGAACCTAACATTAAAGGTGATACTTCCTCTGGTGGTGGTAAGCCTGCAACTATGGAAACAGGTTTAGTAGTTAATGTACCATTCTTTATTAATCAAGGTGATGTATTAACTATTAATACTGCTGATGGTACTTACGTTTCTCGTGCAAATAAATAATTTTTGAGGTAAAAATATGGCTGATAATTCAACGATTCTTTTATCAAGCAATGACAAAGGCGATGAAACCCGAGTTGATCTTGGTGTTTTAGAAGTTATTCTAGGAATTGCTGCCAGAAAAGTCGATGGCGTCAGCGAAATGCGTGGGACGCTGAAGACTGGCATTAATACTCTTTTTGGTCGTTCTAACCAAGGTAAAGGCGTTTCCTTAAGTGTTGAAGATGATAAGTTAACTGCTGATGTTTATGCTTATCTTGACTATGGTGTAAATGTGCCAAAAGTATGCGTCGAACTGCAAAAAAACTTGACTTTGCAATTGAAGCAAATGACAGATTTAGATTTAACTCAAATTAATGTTCATGTGGTTGGTCTAGTTTCAGAAACAGAAGAAACTGAATCTGAAGTAAAGGCTGACACAGAAGCACTTTTCCCAGACGATAAAGAGGACGAGGCTAAAGACTAAATGACACAGCATGAGATGAGAAGAATTGCAATGCAAGCAATTTATTTGGCTAACCAAGGAAACTTGACTAATGCGGAAGAAGTTTGTCAAAAAGCACTAAAAGCTTTAGAGCTCAAGAGCTTTCCAGATTATTCTACAGAAATAGTAAATGGTGTCTTGGCTAACAAAAAAGCGCTTGATGAGCAATTAAGTAAATACTTAAAAAAGGGTTGGCGTCTAAATAGAATTAACGAAATTGACTTGGCAATCCTTGAAGTGGCTCTTTACGAAATGCAAAATAGTAAAGTGATTGAACCAGTAGCTGCTTTAAATGAAGCGTTAAATTTATGTGATGAATTTAGCTCTAAAGAATCCAAAAAGTTTGTTAATGGTCTCTTGGCCAATTTCATTAAGAAAGACTAACTAATGAGTCGGCTCGTTGAGCCGACTTTTTTTGATGAGGTGATTAGGTGAAAAAATTACTAGAAGGAAAAACTCCTGCAAATGAGATTACAGAAAATTTGAAAAAAGAAATAAAAAATTTGAAAAATGACGGAATAAATCCAACTTTATGCGTAATAGAAGTTGGAGACGATCCTGCAAGTAAAATTTATTTGCGAGTTAAAAGAAATTTAGCTAAAAAAGTAGGTATCAATGAAGTTGGATTGCATTTTCCAGCTGATACTTCTCAAGCTGAACTTCTAGGAAAGATTAAGGAACTTAATCAAGATCCAAATATTAATGGTATTATGGTTCAATTACCAGTTCCACCTCAAATTGATCCGAGAGCTATTTTTGAAACTATTGCTCCTGAAAAAGATGCTGATGGATTTTCTCCACTTAATTTAGGCCGTCTTTGGGAAGGACAAAGTGATATTATTCCAGCAACAGTTCGTAGTATTCTAACATTGATTGATTATTATGGAATTAAGATGGCCGGAAAGAATACAGTGATTATTGGTCGGAGCGTAATTGTTGGTAAGCCACTAGCTGCTGTTTTACTTGAACGAGATGCAACTGTAACTATTGCTCATTCAAAGACTAAGAATCTGGCAGATTTGACAAGAAATGCTGATGTAATCATTTCTGACGTGGGTAAAGCTCATTTAGTAACTGAAGATATGGTAAAAGATGGAGCAGTTTTGATTGATGTTGGAATGAACCGTGAAAACGGTAAATTAATGGGTGATGTAGATTTTGATACAGTAGCTCCCAAGGCTAATGCAATTACACCAGTTCCAGGAGGAGTTGGCCCATTGACAGTTGCTAGTTTAATGAAACAAGCAGTGATTTTAACGAGGAAACAGCATGGCAGATAATCCAGTTTACCTTTCTGTTAGTGATTTAAATTTTTATATTTCACAAAAATTTAAAAACGATCCTTATCTACATAAGGTTTTTTTACAGGGAGAGTTATCTAATTTTAGATTCAGAATGCATTCCCATCAATATTTTTCATTAAAGGACGATAAATCTAAAATTAATGTAGTTATGTTCCGCTCTTTTTTTGAAAAGTTAAAGTTCAAGCCTGAAGAGGGAATGAAAGTTTATGTAAGTGGTTATGTAGATGTTTATGGACCACAAGGCTCATACCAGTTTTATGCGCAAACAATGGAGCCAGCTGGATTGGGAGCTCTTTATGAACAATTAAGACAGCTACAAGAAAAACTTGCAAAAGAGGGTTTGTTTAACGAAGATCATAAAAAGCGGTTGCCACTGTTTCCAGATCGTATTGCAGTTGTAACTAGTGCTTCTGGTGCGGTTATTCACGATATTATGGTTACAGCTAACCGACGATTTCCGCATGCTGAAATTGATCTCTATCCAGCTAAAGTTCAAGGAGATGAAGCAGCCGATACTATTGTTGCTTCTCTAAAGCAGATTCAAGCGCAAGGTGATAAGTATGATGTAGTTATTATTGGGCGTGGTGGAGGATCATTAGAAGATTTGTGGCCTTTTAATGAAGAAAAGGTTGTGCGTCAAATTTATGCAATGCAAATGCCAGTTATTAGTTCTGTGGGTCATGAAACTGATACTACTTTAGCTGACTTAGTTGCCGATGCTCGTGCGGCAACACCAACAGCTGCTGCAGAATATGCAACTCCTAATTTAGCTGATGTATTAACTAAGATTGTTCAATTACGTGCTCGTCTTTATGCGGCAATGCAGGCTAATATTCGAGCTAAACGGCAGATATTAGACCGTTTGAGGAAAGCCCCAGTTCTACAAGAGCCAACTAGAATTTACGATCAACAAATTCAACAGGTTGATATGCTTAGTCATCGACTTAATCAAGCAATATCTAACCAACTTCAGCATGATCGTTCAAGTGTACGCTTGCTTCAAGAACGGTTAAAGGCGCTTAATCCTGGTCGAAGACTAGAACAACTAGAACGTGAGCGAACTTTTATAGTTGCTAATTTATTTTCAACAATGACAGCTTATCTAAAGGATCAGAGAAATAAACTAAATCGAACGATGCAGCAGCTAGATGACATTAGCCCTTTGAAGACAATTGGTCGGGGCTACGTTTATACAACGGATCAGGAAGGAAATACAGTTACTTCTGTTGATAAGTTAGAAATTGATGAAAAATTAAAGTTGCATTTCAAAGATGGTCAAGTACAAGTAAATGTAGAAAATATTCGGAGAGAAAAAGATGGCAACCAAGAAAAATAATTTTGAAGAACAATTAAATGAATTACAAGAAATTGTTAATAAGCTTGAAAGTGGTAATGTTCCTCTTGAAGATGCTTTAAACGAATTTCAAGCTGGAGTTAAGTTGAGTCGTGAACTGGAAAAGAAACTTAATGATGCCGAACAAACAGTTGCTAAATTGGTTGATAAAGATGGAAATGAAAAGACGCTCGATCCCCAAAATGCGTCAGCTCCTGAGGAAGAATAAATGAATTTAAAAGATTTTCAAAAGAAATATACACCTCAAATTGATAAATTTTTAGAGGATCACTTAGCAAGTGAAGTTGATAATCCAATTTTTAGTAAAATTATGTCATATTCAGTTATGGCTGGTGGTAAGAGATTACGACCGCTCCTTTTCTTAGCAACACTTGAGACATTGAACTATAAAATTAGTGAATCAGAATTAAGAATCGCATGCGGAATTGAATTAATCCATACTTATTCACTGATTCATGATGATTTGCCAGCAATGGACAATGATGATTACCGTCGCGGAAAGCTTACCTCTCATAAGAAATGGGGAGAAGCTGAAGCTATTTTAGCTGGGGATGCCTTGCTTCCATTAGGAATTCAATGGATTACAGAAGGTAGTAATTCAGCAGCTTTAGCTATTATAATCTCACAAGCAGTTGGTCCAAACGGAATGGTAGGTGGTCAATATCTTGATATTGATTCGACTAATAATGATTTAGTTAAAGAAAATGCTAAAGTTATTGATCAGATGGAGTGGTTAAAGACAGGCTGCTTAATTGAAGCAAGTGTTAAAATGGCAGCTGTTTATGCTGGTGCTAGCACTGATGAAGTTGATCGTCTAGATAATTTTAGTAAGCAATTTGGCAGATCTTATCAAATTTATGATGATTTAGTTGATGTAGTTGAAACAGAACAAGAAGCAGGTAAGGCTACACATAAAGATGCTGATGAAGGTAAAAACAATACCTTAACTTTACTTGGAATTGAAGCTAGCCGTAAGCAGCTTTTAAAGATGATTGAAGCGGGAAGAGCAGCTGTTAAAATCTTTAAGCAGCCTTTATTAGGGGAATTTTTTAATTTATATCAGAAGGTATTATAGTAAATGGTTAAAAAACGTGCAGATGTTTTATTATTTGAACAAGGCCTTTTTAATTCTCGCAGTCAAGCACAGAGAGCTATTATGGCGGGTTTAGTTAATGACCATAATCATCAAAGAATCGACAAGAGCGGTGAAAAGTTTCCTGAAGATGAGACTTTTCATATTAAAGATGATGGGAAAAAATATGTTTCTCGTGGTGGATTTAAATTAGAAAAGGCTTTGCAAGTATTTAATATTAACTTGAAAGATAAAATTTGCCTTGATATTGGTGCCTCAACAGGTGGATTTACCGATGTTGCCTTGCAAAATGGTGCTAAGTTAGTTTATGCCCTTGATGTTGGTTATAACCAGCTTGCATGGAAATTACGTGATAACCCGCAAGTTGTAGTTATGGAAAAACAAAATTTCCGCTATAGTAAGCCTGCTGACTTTACCGACGGACTTCCTGATTTTGCAATGACAGATGTGTCATTCATATCGTTAGATTTAATCATGCCGCCAATGTATGAGATTCTAAAAGATCATTGTGATGCTGTTTGCTTAATTAAGCCTCAATTTGAAGCTGGTCCTGAAAATGTAGGCAAGCACGGAATTGTTCATGATCACGAAGTTCACGCTAATGTTATTAAACATACAATGCAAATGGCTCAAAAGATTGGATTTAATGTTCTCGGAGTAGATTATTCACCGATTAAAGGTGGTAAAGGAAATATTGAATTTTTGATTCATTTAGGTAAAGATCTAGCAAATCCAGGACAAGATTTGTGGCAGGGAAATCCGGCTGATGTGGTTCAACGTGCAGTTAGTGGCCTTTAGGTGAGAAAAATGTTAGTTGAATTAGATATTAAAAATTTTGCAATTATTAAGACTCTTAAAGTTCGTTTTCAAGAAAAAATGACTGTCTTGATTGGAGAAACAGGTGCAGGAAAGTCGATTATTATTGATGCAGTGTCTCTCCTATTAGGAAGTCGAGCACAAAGTGAGATGATTCGCTCTGGTGAAGAAAAAGCGGTAATCACGGGCTTATTTGTGCTGAGTGAACAAAAAGAGTTAATTGAAAAATTATATGAAAAGTATGGTCTTCCATTTGAAGATGATCAATTGATAATTAGTCGAGAACTAACGCATAAGGGAAGAAATGTAGTTAGAATTAATGGTCAGCTAACAACAATTAATGTACTACGTGAAATCGGTAAAAATTTAGTTGATATTCATGGTCAAAATGATCAACAAATCTTAATGGATCCAGAACGGCAAATTGACTTGATTGATAATTATGCTAAACCTGAGTTTAAAGACGAGTTGCAAGATTATGCAGCTGATTTTGAAACATGGCGTCATCTTACTTCGCAATTGCGTAAATTAAGAGAAGATGCGCAAGAAATTGCTCAGAAACAAGATATTTTAGAATTTCAAAATAATGAGCTTGAGAGTGCCGATTTAACTGATCCAGATGAGGATGAAAAGTTAGAAGAAGAATTTAATGAATTAAATAATTATCAAAAAATTGCTGATACAGCTAATTATTTTATACAATTATATGACGATGATGAGCATGGATTAGCTACTTTACTTGGGGATGCACAAAATGCAGCAGAAGATCTAAGTAATTATGGTAAAAAATTTGAAAATTTTGCTACTAGTTTTAATGATGGCGTTTATTCATTAAACGACGCTCGTAGTGAATTATCTTCTCTAATGGATCAGATGGATTTTGACGAAGAGCGATATCAGTATGTTTCTAACCGTTTAGATACTCTGAATACTCTTAAAAAGAAATATGGACCAACTTTAGAAGATGTTTTTAAATTTGCCCAAAAAGTTAAGAGCGAACTTGGTGAATTTGAAACTGGAGATTTGGACGAAGAAAAAATTCAAAAAGAATTAGCTGATGTTGAGAAGAGACTCAGCAAGAAGGCTAAAAGACTACATAAGCAAAGAGAACAAATTGCTCGCGAGCTAGAAGAAAAGATAAAAAAAGAATTAGCTGATCTTTACATGGAAAAAGCTCGTTTTTCTATTCGAATTAATGAAACCAATTCTTTTACAAAATTAGGAACAGATCAAGTAATTTTTATGATTGCGCCAAACCCTGGTGAGTCTTTAATGCCTTTAGTCAAGATTGTGTCTGGTGGGGAGCAGTCTCGTTTAATTTTAGCTTTGAAAGCGATCTTTAGTCGTGTAGAGCCGGTTGGAACAATGATTTTTGATGAAATTGATACTGGTGTTTCTGGACGTGTTTCAGCAGCTATTGGTAAAAAAATGCATGCAATTGGTCAAGAAAAACAAGTTATTACGATAACTCATTCACCCCAAGTTGCTGCTGCTGGTGATCAACGCTACTCAGTTGTAAAACAAGTTAAAGATGGAGCAACTTATACTCAAGTTGGTCCGCTTACTCAAGAAGAAGCAATTACGGCAATTGCTCAAATGATGGCTGGTTCTGATGTAACCGATGCGGCTAAAAGAAATGCTGCTGATTTGATGGAAAGTTTTAAGAAATAAAATAAAGGACTTCTCGTATGATGTTTAAAAATT of the Lactobacillus gasseri ATCC 33323 = JCM 1131 genome contains:
- a CDS encoding TlyA family RNA methyltransferase, with the translated sequence MVKKRADVLLFEQGLFNSRSQAQRAIMAGLVNDHNHQRIDKSGEKFPEDETFHIKDDGKKYVSRGGFKLEKALQVFNINLKDKICLDIGASTGGFTDVALQNGAKLVYALDVGYNQLAWKLRDNPQVVVMEKQNFRYSKPADFTDGLPDFAMTDVSFISLDLIMPPMYEILKDHCDAVCLIKPQFEAGPENVGKHGIVHDHEVHANVIKHTMQMAQKIGFNVLGVDYSPIKGGKGNIEFLIHLGKDLANPGQDLWQGNPADVVQRAVSGL
- the recN gene encoding DNA repair protein RecN, encoding MLVELDIKNFAIIKTLKVRFQEKMTVLIGETGAGKSIIIDAVSLLLGSRAQSEMIRSGEEKAVITGLFVLSEQKELIEKLYEKYGLPFEDDQLIISRELTHKGRNVVRINGQLTTINVLREIGKNLVDIHGQNDQQILMDPERQIDLIDNYAKPEFKDELQDYAADFETWRHLTSQLRKLREDAQEIAQKQDILEFQNNELESADLTDPDEDEKLEEEFNELNNYQKIADTANYFIQLYDDDEHGLATLLGDAQNAAEDLSNYGKKFENFATSFNDGVYSLNDARSELSSLMDQMDFDEERYQYVSNRLDTLNTLKKKYGPTLEDVFKFAQKVKSELGEFETGDLDEEKIQKELADVEKRLSKKAKRLHKQREQIARELEEKIKKELADLYMEKARFSIRINETNSFTKLGTDQVIFMIAPNPGESLMPLVKIVSGGEQSRLILALKAIFSRVEPVGTMIFDEIDTGVSGRVSAAIGKKMHAIGQEKQVITITHSPQVAAAGDQRYSVVKQVKDGATYTQVGPLTQEEAITAIAQMMAGSDVTDAAKRNAADLMESFKK